The Corynebacterium suranareeae genome window below encodes:
- a CDS encoding inositol-3-phosphate synthase, with the protein MSKSTIRVAIAGVGNCATSLIQGVEYYRNADPSETVPGLMHVQFGDYHVGDIEFVAAFDVDAEKVGVDLADATEASQNCTIKIADVPQTGINVLRGPTLDGLGDHYRATIDESTAEPVDVAKALIDAKADVLVSYLPVGSEEADKFYAQAAIDAGCAFVNALPVFIASDPEWAKKFTDAGVPIVGDDIKSQIGATITHRVLARLFEERGVRVDRTMQLNVGGNMDFKNMLDRNRLESKKVSKTQAVTSNIPDGPLSGKVEDRNVHIGPSDHVQWLDDRKWAYVRLEGTAFGGVPLNLEYKLEVWDSPNSAGIIIDAVRAAKIALDRGIGGPIMPASSYLMKSPPAQLPDDVARERLEAFIIEA; encoded by the coding sequence ATGAGCAAGTCCACCATCAGGGTTGCCATCGCCGGAGTCGGAAACTGCGCAACCTCCCTCATTCAGGGTGTGGAATATTACCGAAACGCAGATCCTTCCGAAACCGTCCCAGGTTTGATGCACGTCCAATTCGGCGATTACCACGTCGGCGATATCGAATTTGTCGCCGCTTTTGATGTTGATGCCGAAAAAGTAGGCGTTGACCTGGCAGATGCCACCGAAGCCTCACAAAACTGCACCATCAAAATCGCCGACGTCCCGCAGACCGGCATCAACGTTTTACGCGGCCCCACCTTAGACGGCCTGGGCGATCACTACCGGGCGACCATCGACGAGTCCACCGCCGAGCCAGTCGACGTTGCCAAAGCGCTTATCGACGCAAAAGCCGACGTTTTGGTGTCCTACCTCCCAGTAGGCTCCGAAGAAGCCGATAAATTCTACGCACAAGCCGCCATCGATGCAGGCTGCGCCTTCGTTAACGCACTCCCAGTCTTTATCGCATCCGACCCAGAATGGGCTAAGAAGTTCACCGACGCTGGTGTCCCAATTGTTGGCGATGACATTAAATCCCAAATCGGCGCAACCATCACCCACCGAGTCTTGGCACGTCTTTTTGAAGAACGTGGTGTTCGCGTCGACCGCACCATGCAACTCAATGTCGGCGGCAACATGGATTTTAAAAACATGCTTGACCGCAACCGCCTAGAGTCCAAGAAAGTCTCCAAAACCCAGGCCGTGACCTCCAACATTCCAGATGGTCCACTGTCTGGAAAAGTGGAAGACCGCAACGTTCACATCGGACCATCCGACCACGTCCAATGGTTAGATGACCGCAAGTGGGCTTATGTCCGCCTCGAGGGCACCGCGTTTGGTGGAGTACCTCTCAACCTGGAGTACAAGCTCGAAGTGTGGGATTCACCCAACTCTGCCGGCATCATCATCGACGCTGTCCGCGCCGCAAAAATCGCCCTGGACCGTGGAATCGGCGGACCCATCATGCCAGCTAGCTCCTACCTGATGAAGTCCCCACCAGCGCAGCTTCCAGACGATGTTGCTAGGGAACGCCTGGAGGCATTCATCATCGAGGCATAA
- a CDS encoding GntR family transcriptional regulator: MEIPSIKMNRLTLRDQVHQTLLNSITDGTLRPGSVLLETELAESFGVSRGTVREALRSLQQAGLVDSDSRGRSAVHEPTPREIQELFRVRAALEGLAIREIIELPNRQEIVAELRKQLPPTQKGEFNTVLNKDLAFHEQICRASGNTILLNSWKHLEAQMRIGLFAAAREESLEIMDGNRHIPVLDAIENGDPAAAEEIIRAHMEEASLQWDSSMS; this comes from the coding sequence GTGGAAATCCCCTCAATCAAAATGAACCGGCTCACGCTTCGAGATCAAGTGCATCAAACGCTTTTGAACTCGATCACCGACGGTACTTTGCGTCCTGGATCAGTGCTTCTAGAAACTGAACTTGCAGAGTCCTTTGGCGTGAGCAGAGGAACAGTGCGTGAAGCACTGCGGTCATTGCAGCAGGCTGGCTTGGTTGACAGCGATTCGCGTGGACGCAGTGCTGTTCACGAGCCAACTCCACGAGAAATTCAAGAGCTGTTTCGCGTTCGTGCAGCACTCGAGGGTTTGGCGATCCGTGAGATCATTGAGTTACCAAATCGTCAGGAAATTGTCGCTGAATTACGCAAACAACTCCCCCCAACACAAAAAGGGGAGTTTAACACTGTCTTGAATAAGGATTTGGCATTTCACGAGCAGATCTGTCGCGCATCAGGAAACACAATCCTACTCAATTCATGGAAGCACCTCGAAGCCCAAATGCGTATTGGGCTCTTTGCCGCTGCAAGGGAGGAATCCTTGGAGATCATGGACGGCAATCGCCATATTCCAGTTCTAGATGCGATTGAAAATGGCGATCCAGCTGCAGCGGAGGAGATTATACGCGCGCATATGGAGGAAGCCTCACTACAGTGGGATTCCTCCATGAGCTAA
- a CDS encoding efflux RND transporter periplasmic adaptor subunit, whose translation MALPPSLSLVPKKLIIVAVVLILIIVAAAVYFLRPSSNEQMIATSDVREISSEGIVARVSVNGNIEAARTTTIYTSLTVPVANLPVAVGDRVAADQVLAELDASALQRQLDETDANNARAAMTNRNSIAQSQQAYEQSRELLDNGLSPEINSAQSSLRTASQGYQDAIRDFEAKQKDVDGGLDSTMVAQSDALKAAREQADAAEIERLRADFGLINNDRSNLNDVIGLLDDREALAAAEAELAQARTSGDPEAIAAAETKVDGLEQAIATKTSAWPSQDQTYVQSYTTLEEAERRVASTTEDLEKAERVYIDSLGKVDAELAAAQRAVAAAHAAQQDAALSLEAAQLSTQHQLEAQSSAIDAALGLASVDNEAAARSTSQLRMDINNTTVRSPYSGIVSSVQAAQGQPASGALLSVADDSELKISANVKEAEIGNVAVGSRVTFTTPSTGTKEFTGRVSKVSPIAASAPVTEEGTAGGQGVSTNTDVTFPIEISVTGDREGLNLGGSARVRIVHEIAPHALTVPLEAVYQNDQGKDAVLIISDDNKVEEVEVTTAESDDFDIAVSGPGISSDARVLTQPGNYRNLIGQEVKLQTDTVAQAFATSPTPDGQAI comes from the coding sequence GTGGCACTACCACCCTCACTTTCCTTGGTCCCAAAGAAACTCATCATTGTGGCCGTGGTCCTGATTTTGATCATTGTCGCTGCAGCTGTGTATTTTCTGCGCCCTTCGTCAAATGAGCAGATGATTGCCACTTCTGATGTTCGTGAGATTTCCTCGGAGGGGATCGTGGCTCGTGTTTCTGTCAATGGAAACATTGAAGCTGCGCGAACCACCACCATTTATACGAGTCTGACTGTGCCGGTAGCGAACTTGCCGGTTGCTGTTGGTGACCGAGTGGCAGCTGATCAAGTTTTGGCTGAGCTGGATGCCTCTGCCCTGCAACGACAGCTGGATGAAACAGATGCCAATAATGCACGAGCTGCAATGACGAACCGTAATTCCATTGCACAATCGCAACAAGCATATGAGCAGTCCAGAGAACTTTTGGATAACGGTCTGAGCCCGGAGATTAACTCTGCGCAGTCTTCACTTCGAACCGCATCTCAAGGGTATCAAGATGCCATTCGTGATTTCGAGGCGAAGCAAAAAGATGTGGATGGCGGTTTGGATTCCACCATGGTTGCCCAATCAGATGCCCTTAAAGCAGCGCGTGAGCAGGCAGATGCAGCGGAAATTGAGCGACTACGTGCAGATTTTGGGCTGATCAACAATGATCGCAGCAACCTGAACGATGTCATTGGACTGCTAGATGACAGAGAAGCATTAGCCGCTGCGGAAGCTGAGTTAGCCCAGGCACGGACTTCAGGTGACCCGGAAGCCATCGCCGCGGCTGAAACAAAAGTAGATGGGCTTGAACAAGCAATTGCCACAAAAACATCCGCATGGCCCAGCCAGGATCAAACCTATGTGCAGTCCTACACCACGCTGGAGGAAGCTGAGCGGCGCGTAGCATCAACCACCGAAGATCTAGAAAAAGCTGAACGGGTGTACATTGATTCACTTGGAAAAGTTGATGCTGAGTTAGCTGCTGCTCAACGCGCAGTAGCTGCAGCACACGCTGCCCAGCAAGACGCTGCACTTAGCTTGGAAGCAGCCCAACTATCCACTCAGCACCAATTGGAAGCCCAATCAAGCGCGATCGATGCAGCTTTAGGTTTGGCGTCAGTAGATAATGAAGCCGCAGCCAGATCCACTTCCCAACTGCGGATGGATATCAACAACACCACGGTGCGTTCCCCTTACTCCGGCATTGTCTCATCTGTGCAGGCAGCCCAAGGCCAACCAGCATCCGGTGCTTTGTTGAGCGTTGCTGATGATTCCGAGCTGAAAATTTCCGCCAATGTGAAAGAAGCCGAGATCGGCAATGTTGCTGTTGGATCGAGGGTCACGTTCACTACACCGTCAACTGGTACTAAAGAGTTTACCGGCCGAGTATCCAAGGTCTCTCCGATTGCTGCTTCAGCTCCGGTAACGGAAGAAGGTACCGCAGGTGGCCAAGGTGTCTCCACGAACACTGATGTCACCTTCCCCATTGAAATCTCCGTCACCGGCGACCGTGAAGGCCTCAACCTTGGTGGATCAGCGCGCGTACGCATTGTTCATGAAATCGCACCACATGCGCTGACTGTTCCGTTGGAGGCCGTGTACCAAAATGATCAAGGCAAGGATGCTGTTTTGATTATCAGCGACGATAACAAAGTGGAAGAAGTAGAAGTCACCACAGCGGAATCCGATGATTTTGATATCGCTGTCAGCGGCCCTGGAATTTCATCAGATGCCCGAGTTTTGACCCAGCCCGGAAACTACCGAAACCTCATCGGACAAGAAGTAAAACTCCAGA